One Longimicrobiales bacterium DNA window includes the following coding sequences:
- a CDS encoding sulfatase, which produces MNRILLATSLFATALAGTPAYAQEVAHARAVAGAHATALHEPPANSHHAAQPNIVFLFADDHAAHALSAYREHLSYGAPLPATPNLDRLAASGMLFVNAFVTNSICGPSRATVLTGQYGHLNGVMTNAEPLHPAHVTFPKLLRSAGYRTAMFGKWHLRTAPEGFDHYEVLTGQGPHYNPTLHSPGDSTHYTGATQEVITERALAWLQQRRDNDAPFLLTVNFNASHRFWDPGPEELPLYRDTLLAEPATLWDDGTGRASPFRLQEMEIARDLFARDLKLEAPVNLTPGQRAAWDAYYGPENAGLEAAGLEGEELVRWKYQRFIQDYMRAVAAIDRSVGSILDAIDRSPLRDNTVVVYSSDQGFFLGDHGFFDKRWMYEESLRTPLLVRWPGVVEAGAVNTDLVMNLDFAQTFLDVGGAGADAAMQGRSLVPLLRGDDVAWRDAIYYQYFAYPDWHMVHRQYGVRTHRYKLIHYYEIGEWELFDLARDPQELRSVYDHPEYQAVVRELKQRLTELRAEYDVPTVDPVPHTPFVAPEGLRRPENR; this is translated from the coding sequence ATGAACCGCATTCTCCTGGCGACGAGCCTTTTTGCGACCGCCCTCGCGGGCACGCCCGCGTACGCGCAGGAGGTTGCGCATGCGCGCGCGGTTGCCGGAGCGCACGCGACAGCGCTGCATGAACCGCCCGCGAACTCCCACCACGCCGCGCAGCCGAACATCGTGTTCCTCTTCGCGGACGACCACGCCGCGCACGCGCTTTCGGCGTACCGCGAGCACCTGTCATACGGCGCACCGCTGCCGGCGACACCGAACCTGGACCGGCTGGCAGCGTCCGGCATGCTGTTCGTGAATGCGTTCGTCACGAATTCGATCTGCGGCCCGAGCCGGGCCACCGTGCTCACCGGGCAGTACGGTCATCTGAACGGGGTGATGACCAATGCGGAGCCGCTGCACCCCGCGCACGTGACGTTTCCGAAGCTGCTGCGGAGTGCCGGCTACCGGACCGCCATGTTCGGCAAGTGGCACCTGCGTACCGCGCCCGAAGGCTTCGACCATTACGAGGTGCTGACCGGCCAGGGGCCGCACTACAACCCCACGCTGCATTCGCCGGGCGACAGCACACACTACACGGGCGCGACGCAGGAGGTCATCACCGAGCGCGCACTCGCATGGCTGCAGCAGCGGCGGGATAACGATGCACCCTTCCTGCTCACCGTCAACTTCAACGCCTCGCACCGCTTCTGGGATCCCGGGCCGGAGGAGCTGCCGCTCTACCGGGACACGCTGCTTGCGGAGCCCGCCACGCTCTGGGACGATGGGACCGGTCGCGCGTCACCGTTCCGTCTGCAGGAGATGGAGATCGCGCGTGACCTGTTCGCCCGCGACCTGAAGCTCGAAGCGCCGGTCAACCTCACGCCCGGGCAGCGCGCCGCGTGGGACGCATACTACGGCCCCGAGAACGCCGGGCTCGAGGCTGCGGGCCTCGAGGGCGAAGAGCTGGTGCGATGGAAGTACCAGCGCTTCATCCAAGACTACATGCGTGCGGTCGCGGCAATCGATCGGAGTGTCGGCAGCATCCTCGACGCGATCGACCGCTCGCCCCTGCGCGACAACACCGTCGTCGTGTACTCGTCCGACCAGGGCTTCTTCCTGGGGGACCACGGCTTCTTCGACAAGCGCTGGATGTACGAGGAGTCGCTGCGCACTCCGCTGCTCGTGCGCTGGCCGGGTGTGGTCGAGGCTGGCGCGGTGAACACCGACCTCGTCATGAACCTGGACTTCGCGCAGACGTTTCTCGACGTCGGTGGCGCGGGCGCAGACGCAGCAATGCAGGGCAGGAGCCTGGTGCCGCTGCTCCGCGGCGACGACGTCGCCTGGCGTGATGCGATCTACTACCAGTATTTCGCCTACCCGGACTGGCACATGGTGCATCGCCAGTACGGCGTGCGCACGCACCGCTACAAGCTGATCCACTACTACGAGATCGGCGAGTGGGAACTGTTCGACCTCGCGCGCGACCCGCAGGAGCTGCGCAGCGTGTACGACCATCCGGAGTACCAGGCCGTTGTGCGGGAGCTGAAGCAGCGGCTCACGGAGCTGCGTGCCGAGTACGACGTCCCCACTGTCGACCCCGTGCCACATACGCCGTTCGTGGCGCCCGAAGGGCTGCGGCGCCCCGAAAACCGTTGA
- a CDS encoding metallophosphoesterase yields the protein MAVSPCRTAQFILKRFGAAALLLAAGACSTPRVAEPGPLRVAVLSDFNSAYGSTSYEPEVGAAIALVTDEWKPDLVLIPGDMIAGQRPSLTDENVRAMWAAFDSTVAAPLRRAGIPFAFTIGNHDGSGHPGHERDRRLAREHWTAPERMPELAFVDATAFPFQYAFVLDDVFFLVFDASTGAMAADSAQLDWIRRMLESDAARTAGARIALGHVPLYAVAVGRNRPGEVQAEPDSLRRILERGNVGMYIAGHHHAYYPGRRGELLLFSAGALGQGPRPLVGSDAEPFKALTLLTIGPQIREQTVGIVGDSVWTVDAESLPAEIEGVNGRVRRVLLR from the coding sequence ATGGCAGTCAGTCCGTGTCGAACAGCGCAGTTCATTCTCAAACGCTTCGGCGCTGCAGCGCTGCTCCTGGCAGCGGGTGCGTGCAGCACGCCCCGGGTAGCGGAGCCCGGGCCGCTCCGGGTCGCGGTGCTCAGCGACTTCAACTCCGCGTACGGCTCGACGTCGTACGAGCCGGAGGTGGGCGCGGCGATCGCCCTCGTCACTGACGAGTGGAAGCCGGACCTGGTGCTGATCCCGGGCGACATGATCGCAGGGCAGCGACCGTCACTCACCGACGAAAACGTGCGCGCGATGTGGGCGGCGTTCGATTCCACTGTCGCTGCGCCGCTCAGGCGCGCAGGCATCCCGTTCGCCTTCACGATCGGCAACCATGACGGGTCCGGCCACCCGGGCCACGAGCGGGACCGGCGCCTGGCGCGTGAGCACTGGACGGCGCCGGAGCGGATGCCGGAGCTGGCATTCGTCGACGCAACGGCATTCCCGTTCCAGTACGCGTTCGTGCTGGACGACGTCTTCTTCCTGGTGTTCGACGCGTCCACCGGCGCGATGGCCGCGGACAGCGCGCAGCTCGACTGGATCCGGCGCATGCTGGAGAGCGACGCCGCACGCACCGCCGGAGCACGCATCGCGCTGGGACACGTCCCGCTGTACGCCGTCGCCGTCGGCCGCAACCGGCCGGGCGAGGTACAGGCGGAGCCGGACTCGCTGCGTCGCATACTGGAGCGCGGCAATGTCGGCATGTACATCGCCGGCCATCATCACGCGTACTACCCGGGGCGCAGAGGAGAGCTGCTCCTGTTCTCGGCGGGAGCGCTCGGACAGGGACCGCGACCGCTGGTCGGCAGCGACGCCGAGCCGTTCAAGGCACTGACGCTCCTGACGATCGGGCCGCAGATCCGCGAGCAGACGGTCGGCATCGTGGGAGACTCGGTGTGGACCGTCGACGCGGAGTCGCTGCCCGCGGAGATCGAAGGGGTGAACGGCCGCGTCCGCCGAGTCCTGCTGCGGTGA